TAAGGATATCTATGTCACCCACATTGAAACAACACTTCTGTTAACTAATAGTTTGCGAAAAAAGAGAAAAAACCAGAAAGTATGAATATACTTTCCGGTTTTCCCCTAAAGTGATAGAACCTTTGAAATTTTACTTACTAGTCATGATCTCTTCAAGTTCATCTAACATTTTGTTAGCTGCAATTACACCGCCAGCAGTATTCCAAACGGCGTCACTCACCTCATATGCATTTCCTTTTTTTACTGCATTTAAATTATTCCAAAGAGCTTCACTTGTCCATTCTTTTGCAGTATCTGTTGCTTCTTTATCTCCATTTGGGGCATATGTGAAGTAGAATAGAATATCTCCATCCATTTTAGGAATAGCCTCTTTTCCGACTTGCAAGGAAAAATTACCCAGCTTATTGTCAGCGTTAAATAAGTCTTTTTGTTGCTCAGCACGTTTAAATCCTAATTGGTCAAAAATCACGCCTGAAAATGAATCTGTGTAATAAATATATGACGTGCCTGCTAGGAAACGCACAACAGATACTTCTTGGTTTACCTTATCACCTAGCTTTTCTTTTACATCTGCAATGTGTTGATCGAATTGCTGTAATACTTCATTGCCTTTGTCCTCATTATTGATTGCTTTTGCATATAGACTAAAATTTTCTTTCCAATTCCCTGTAAGAGTTTCAGAAAAAACAGTTGGAGCAATTGCACTTAATTTATCGTAAACGGCTTCTTGACGTACCTTATTTCCGATAATTAAGTCTGGTTTTAAAGCAGCTATTTTTTCCAAATTAACCTCAAGCTCAGTCCCTACAATTTCCACACCATCCATGTCATCTTTAATATGATCGTACCATGGATTACCAAGCCAAGATTTCACAGCACCTACAGGTTTTACGCCCATTGCTAAAAGTGCTTCTGTTCCTTCATTTGTTAAAACGACAACACGCTTTGGATTTTCAGGAATAGTTGTTTCTCCCATAACATGTTTAACAGTATACGATTGTTCATCTTTTTCAGAAGACTTTGTGCTCTTTGTTCCAGCTTCATTGTTACCACAACCTGCTAAACAAACTAAGCAAAAGACTGATAACAATAGAAAAATAGTTTTTGAATATGTACTAATGGTAAACCTCATTGTAAACCTCCATGTTCAATTAATCGATAATGATTATCATAATCATTTATGTTAATGTACAAACATACATTTTGTCAATTAAATATTGATATAATGACGTTTCTTGTACTCTAAGACAATTATGAGTGTATATAACTTAATATTTTTGAGTTGATACATACTGTGACATAAAAAAAGACGGTTTTA
The DNA window shown above is from Peribacillus sp. FSL P2-0133 and carries:
- a CDS encoding iron-siderophore ABC transporter substrate-binding protein: MRFTISTYSKTIFLLLSVFCLVCLAGCGNNEAGTKSTKSSEKDEQSYTVKHVMGETTIPENPKRVVVLTNEGTEALLAMGVKPVGAVKSWLGNPWYDHIKDDMDGVEIVGTELEVNLEKIAALKPDLIIGNKVRQEAVYDKLSAIAPTVFSETLTGNWKENFSLYAKAINNEDKGNEVLQQFDQHIADVKEKLGDKVNQEVSVVRFLAGTSYIYYTDSFSGVIFDQLGFKRAEQQKDLFNADNKLGNFSLQVGKEAIPKMDGDILFYFTYAPNGDKEATDTAKEWTSEALWNNLNAVKKGNAYEVSDAVWNTAGGVIAANKMLDELEEIMTSK